In one window of uncultured Acetobacteroides sp. DNA:
- a CDS encoding FtsX-like permease family protein — protein sequence MIKHILKIVWTQRRSNLLIWMELMLVFVLLWMVTDQIFGTIKRYRVPKGFDIENTYYVDVKMIPGRERVGNPSDDSLSKAYEVPFYALLEKIKRNENVEYASAGIMSKPYNGGNSWSPITVGKRKCDSYLRLVDNDFFKVFRIPINYGKDLSDGRYNNIVLSKMLADSLFRSDAAAVGKHCELNGTNYTVVGVTDSYKYYDFTRETPTSYEPFAPTFTKYKLGSVDTPEICIRLKASAPKDAIEKMRKELSNLGDSPYYIQNISSFESLRQIYFSWTGEKKNMKMGGAIIIFFLVNVLLGIVGTFWFRTEQRRDEVGLRMAIGSSSASLLNLFMAEAIVLLFLAAIPGVLITLQLRYLELHVFSGWNASWVVFILAGLTAFIVLAGMILLGTWFPARQASRVQPSEALHYE from the coding sequence ATGATAAAACATATACTAAAAATAGTTTGGACCCAAAGGAGGTCTAACCTGCTAATTTGGATGGAGCTGATGCTCGTGTTTGTACTTCTATGGATGGTTACGGATCAGATTTTTGGGACAATTAAAAGGTATAGAGTTCCCAAAGGATTCGACATCGAGAATACGTACTACGTAGATGTTAAGATGATCCCTGGAAGAGAGCGCGTAGGAAATCCAAGCGACGATAGCCTTAGCAAAGCATACGAAGTACCGTTTTATGCCCTTCTCGAAAAGATAAAGAGGAATGAAAATGTAGAATATGCTTCGGCAGGCATTATGTCGAAACCCTATAATGGTGGAAATAGTTGGAGCCCGATTACAGTTGGGAAAAGGAAATGCGACTCCTACCTTCGTCTTGTTGATAATGACTTCTTTAAGGTATTCAGAATACCCATAAACTATGGTAAGGATCTAAGCGATGGAAGGTATAACAATATTGTTCTTAGTAAAATGCTTGCCGATAGCCTGTTTAGAAGTGATGCCGCTGCTGTTGGCAAACATTGTGAGCTTAATGGAACAAACTACACGGTTGTTGGGGTAACCGATAGCTATAAGTATTACGACTTTACTAGAGAAACCCCGACCTCGTACGAACCATTTGCTCCAACATTCACCAAATATAAGCTGGGAAGTGTTGATACCCCCGAGATTTGTATCCGGCTAAAGGCATCTGCCCCTAAAGATGCCATTGAAAAGATGCGTAAGGAGCTTTCTAATTTGGGCGATTCTCCATACTACATTCAGAATATAAGCTCGTTCGAATCTCTTCGACAGATATATTTCTCATGGACTGGCGAAAAGAAGAATATGAAGATGGGGGGCGCTATTATTATTTTCTTTCTGGTGAATGTGCTATTGGGTATTGTGGGAACCTTCTGGTTTAGAACAGAGCAGCGCCGCGACGAAGTTGGCCTTCGAATGGCTATTGGATCATCTTCGGCGTCTTTACTAAACCTTTTTATGGCAGAAGCAATCGTCTTATTGTTCTTGGCCGCCATCCCAGGAGTGTTGATAACGCTACAGCTACGATATCTTGAGCTGCATGTCTTTAGCGGCTGGAACGCGAGTTGGGTGGTATTTATTCTTGCAGGGCTTACAGCGTTTATTGTTTTAGCTGGAATGATACTATTGGGCACTTGGTTCCCCGCACGTCAGGCTTCAAGGGTTCAACCATCTGAGGCATTACACTACGAGTAA
- a CDS encoding FtsX-like permease family protein, protein MKVLINMLRKVFGARGHLATATICISLGIASVMIMVNSITEYIRPVSPESNVERIMCSHRWVSKDKKKDFRNMGGIPLSFAQAYLADLKTPEATSIFTDNTFPRISGTRTETFKAISCDASYWHIFDFQFVEGRPFTFDEFMGHAAVAVVSRSFFSQLSDMEKRLRRFAYMDKEYTIVGVVEDVRSQRIFTSAHVWIPYSALYGSLDENVSAFKVVYLLKTKADRAKLLSEVKAVEDKYNSTTSNPDLVSGLTPHTKLDVLIRGYSTEVDDNLERAFYSRWLAIAVVILLVPILNLIILNYTHIRNRYAEMGIRKSFGATQHSISLLFLKENTVVVLAGGVVGYTLSFLFGLVHHINLFDTERYTDMPIDNVVHPSWLSFVVVLVICLLASLLSGIFPSWKLARMSVNSALKGGDQ, encoded by the coding sequence ATGAAAGTGCTAATAAATATGCTACGTAAGGTGTTTGGTGCTCGGGGGCATCTTGCTACTGCAACCATCTGCATCTCGTTGGGCATTGCTTCGGTTATGATTATGGTAAATTCAATAACCGAGTACATCAGGCCCGTTAGCCCCGAGAGCAACGTGGAGCGGATTATGTGCTCGCACCGCTGGGTTAGCAAGGATAAGAAGAAGGACTTCCGAAATATGGGGGGCATTCCGCTATCTTTTGCGCAGGCCTACTTGGCTGATCTAAAAACTCCAGAGGCGACATCTATTTTTACGGATAATACCTTTCCCCGAATCAGTGGTACAAGAACCGAAACGTTTAAGGCCATAAGCTGCGATGCCAGCTACTGGCATATCTTCGATTTCCAGTTTGTAGAGGGAAGGCCTTTCACCTTCGACGAGTTTATGGGCCACGCCGCCGTTGCGGTTGTCTCGCGCTCTTTCTTTAGCCAGCTCTCGGATATGGAAAAGAGGCTACGACGCTTTGCCTATATGGATAAGGAGTATACCATTGTGGGGGTTGTTGAGGATGTTCGCTCGCAGCGAATCTTTACCTCTGCACATGTTTGGATACCCTATTCGGCGCTGTATGGCAGCTTAGACGAGAATGTATCGGCGTTTAAGGTGGTATATCTACTAAAAACGAAGGCTGATAGGGCTAAGCTGCTGTCGGAGGTTAAGGCGGTGGAGGATAAGTACAACTCCACCACCTCCAATCCCGATCTTGTTAGCGGGCTTACGCCCCATACTAAGCTAGATGTTCTTATTAGGGGGTATTCAACCGAAGTCGACGATAATTTGGAACGTGCATTTTATTCCCGTTGGCTTGCTATTGCAGTAGTAATCCTGCTGGTGCCTATCCTTAACCTGATTATACTAAACTATACCCATATAAGGAATAGGTATGCCGAGATGGGGATTCGCAAATCGTTTGGCGCCACGCAGCATAGCATCTCACTCCTTTTCCTAAAGGAGAATACGGTAGTGGTTTTAGCTGGAGGTGTTGTTGGCTATACGCTATCCTTTCTCTTTGGGCTTGTACACCATATCAACCTATTCGATACTGAACGATATACTGATATGCCTATCGACAATGTGGTTCATCCTAGCTGGCTATCGTTTGTTGTTGTGCTGGTAATCTGCTTGCTTGCTAGCTTGCTGTCGGGCATCTTCCCCTCGTGGAAGCTGGCACGAATGAGTGTTAACTCGGCGCTGAAAGGAGGTGATCAGTGA
- a CDS encoding ABC transporter permease translates to MILKYLWAQRRSNALLLLELTLVGIMLFYVVNAFLDAYGVYRIPLGFTTERSYVINLQKTKKANITGHQLKDSLDRFLRTRKEIDQFAYTFDSEPFSGDRNCWPIVVGGVEQQLNIRVSDVNFPSLLGVHINEGRWFTEAELLQNSKVCLITEGLKEFLKRPYPVGTMLSFGNPTEESLRIIGVIPDLKYGTYEPPVLSIFRPMDLEDNFFEWKMIVKVKEGQKEDFAQTLKLFTSDVSKSLGLVVLSVNDFDTKKQFADTNSTNAIWSLFWCAFFFLVNVILGIYVVFSGRVKKRVSELAIRMAVGSSRRGIIALVLGESILLLLLSSIVVLVVALNMAHFGILDGKIPFTAWRFIADFLFVELILLISVSSSVLVPAVKASRIEPAMALHYE, encoded by the coding sequence ATGATACTAAAATACCTTTGGGCACAACGGCGCAGCAATGCCTTGCTGCTGCTGGAACTCACGCTGGTAGGAATAATGTTGTTCTATGTTGTCAATGCATTTCTTGATGCTTATGGGGTGTATCGGATTCCATTGGGCTTTACTACCGAGCGGAGCTACGTTATCAACCTACAGAAAACCAAGAAAGCAAATATCACCGGGCATCAACTCAAGGATAGCCTCGATCGCTTCTTGCGTACGAGGAAGGAGATAGATCAGTTTGCCTACACCTTCGATTCCGAACCGTTTTCTGGAGATCGAAACTGTTGGCCAATTGTGGTAGGTGGCGTGGAGCAGCAGCTAAACATTAGGGTGTCGGACGTAAATTTCCCTTCTCTTTTAGGTGTACATATTAACGAGGGACGATGGTTTACCGAAGCCGAACTCCTGCAGAATAGCAAGGTTTGCCTGATTACCGAAGGTTTAAAGGAGTTTCTTAAGCGACCATATCCTGTTGGCACCATGCTTAGCTTCGGAAATCCAACCGAGGAGAGCTTGCGCATTATTGGGGTTATTCCCGACTTAAAGTATGGAACCTACGAACCTCCGGTGTTATCCATATTCCGACCAATGGATTTGGAGGATAATTTCTTTGAATGGAAGATGATCGTAAAGGTAAAGGAGGGGCAGAAGGAGGACTTTGCCCAAACGCTAAAGCTCTTCACCAGCGATGTCTCTAAATCGTTAGGCTTAGTAGTGCTAAGCGTAAACGATTTCGATACCAAGAAGCAGTTCGCAGATACGAATAGCACCAATGCCATTTGGAGCTTGTTCTGGTGCGCCTTCTTTTTCCTGGTTAATGTGATACTGGGAATCTACGTTGTCTTTTCGGGAAGGGTGAAAAAGCGTGTTTCGGAGCTGGCCATAAGGATGGCGGTGGGCTCTTCGCGACGAGGAATCATTGCCCTTGTTCTTGGCGAGTCTATCCTACTTCTGCTACTATCCAGTATTGTAGTTCTGGTTGTTGCCCTTAACATGGCACATTTTGGAATACTGGATGGCAAGATCCCCTTTACCGCTTGGCGTTTTATTGCAGACTTTCTGTTTGTGGAGCTTATTCTGCTGATCTCGGTTTCGAGCAGCGTGCTTGTTCCGGCAGTAAAGGCCTCGCGTATTGAGCCTGCAATGGCGCTTCACTACGAATAA
- a CDS encoding TolC family protein codes for MISTIKYMACLGFMALSGATLGQVQEQSLTLNEALRLARDQSLDALVARNELKASYWQLRSYKADLLPSLAFEGTLPSINKSVQSYQNDDGTYTYVHSNASTVDLNLIVDQNIPLTGGHLSVSSQLQRIDQLGANSSTQHMSCPVGFTYEQPLFSFNKLKWQGRIEPIKYEEAKRRYCANMEQVQVKTITLYFDLLLAKVNSDIAEQNLKNATKLYEIASAKKGIGVISDNELLHLRLSKINFDLKMAEVRQEFDRRMFALRSFLGFNDKVSLVPEVPSQTPSAKTSFAEVMELARANNPFIQEVQRRILTTQMQVAEAKASRGFRTNLFFSFGLTGSDKTIGKAYRDLNDLQVAKVGLRIPILDWGKGRSRVEQAKSQLEVEKGKVEQETQRFEENIFISVKQLMDQPRQLSLAQEADSVAQQRYKTSFETFLMGKVNILDINDAQVSRDEAKRNYISQLYGSWLFYYNIRQITLFDFEKKGNLTIDEKLLLL; via the coding sequence ATGATCTCTACTATAAAGTACATGGCCTGCTTGGGCTTTATGGCACTTTCTGGTGCCACGTTGGGGCAAGTGCAGGAGCAATCGCTCACCCTTAACGAAGCCCTACGCCTTGCCCGAGACCAAAGCCTCGATGCGCTTGTTGCCCGAAACGAGCTAAAGGCATCCTACTGGCAGCTGCGTAGCTACAAGGCCGATCTTTTGCCCAGCCTAGCCTTCGAGGGAACGCTCCCTAGCATCAACAAGTCGGTGCAGAGCTACCAAAACGACGATGGGACGTACACCTACGTTCATAGCAACGCATCAACGGTCGACCTAAACCTAATTGTCGACCAGAATATCCCGCTTACAGGTGGGCACCTATCGGTATCGTCGCAGCTGCAGCGCATCGATCAGCTGGGGGCGAACTCCTCTACGCAGCACATGTCGTGTCCGGTAGGTTTTACCTACGAGCAGCCCCTTTTCTCGTTCAACAAGCTAAAGTGGCAGGGGCGCATCGAGCCCATTAAGTACGAAGAGGCTAAGCGCCGCTACTGCGCCAACATGGAGCAGGTGCAGGTAAAGACCATTACCCTCTACTTCGATCTGCTGCTGGCAAAGGTAAATAGCGACATCGCCGAGCAGAACCTCAAGAACGCCACCAAGCTCTACGAGATAGCATCGGCGAAGAAGGGTATCGGCGTTATTTCCGATAACGAGCTGCTTCATCTTCGGCTGTCTAAAATAAACTTCGACCTGAAGATGGCTGAGGTACGGCAGGAGTTTGATAGGCGCATGTTTGCCCTTCGCAGCTTCCTAGGCTTTAACGATAAGGTGTCGTTGGTCCCCGAGGTTCCATCTCAAACGCCCTCAGCAAAGACATCGTTTGCCGAAGTAATGGAGCTGGCACGTGCCAACAATCCCTTTATCCAGGAGGTGCAGCGGCGCATCCTCACCACCCAGATGCAGGTAGCCGAGGCAAAAGCCTCGCGAGGGTTTAGGACAAATCTCTTCTTCTCGTTTGGGCTTACGGGTAGCGATAAAACCATCGGCAAAGCCTACCGCGATCTAAACGACCTACAGGTGGCAAAGGTTGGCCTCCGCATTCCCATCCTCGATTGGGGAAAGGGGCGTAGCCGCGTCGAGCAGGCCAAGTCGCAGCTCGAGGTGGAGAAGGGTAAGGTAGAGCAGGAAACGCAGCGCTTCGAGGAGAACATCTTCATCAGCGTAAAGCAGCTCATGGATCAGCCCCGGCAGCTAAGCCTTGCGCAGGAGGCCGACTCCGTTGCCCAGCAGCGCTACAAAACCTCCTTCGAGACATTTCTGATGGGCAAGGTAAACATCCTCGACATTAACGATGCCCAGGTATCGCGCGACGAGGCCAAACGAAACTACATCTCGCAGCTATACGGGTCGTGGCTCTTCTACTACAACATAAGGCAGATCACCCTTTTCGACTTTGAGAAAAAGGGTAATTTGACCATCGATGAAAAGTTGCTCCTGCTATAG
- a CDS encoding sigma-54 dependent transcriptional regulator, with amino-acid sequence MVLVVDDDIAVRSMLSLLLRQNGFEVTVVASPPEAMEHVRRYTPELILMDMNYTADTSGEEGITLLKQVKIFCPDVPVILITAWGSIHLAVRGMKAGAFDFITKPWSNETLVATVRRAVELSSNSQKSVANSSRVELNSKFHFEKIVGQSAKLMEVLNTVARVAQTDAPILITGESGTGKELIAEAIHANSRRGSESIVKVNLGGVSQSLFESEMFGHKKGAFTDAYHDRIGRFSLANGGTIFLDELGELDLSCQVKLLRVLQEQTFEVLGESRPTKVDVRIVCATNKDLSQLVANGLFREDLFYRVNLITIHLPALRERPEDIPFLAKHFAQNMQGVDGRSIELGSSAIDLLQRLPFPGNIRELKNLVERTVLVSGKSVIEDEDITRNMPSASGAVVEVDSGALLPLDEMERKMIVRAMELYSGNISKVADALGLSRAALYRRLEKYGIRFD; translated from the coding sequence ATGGTTCTTGTTGTTGATGATGATATAGCTGTTCGCTCCATGCTATCGCTTTTGCTGCGGCAGAATGGGTTCGAGGTAACGGTGGTTGCCTCACCTCCCGAAGCAATGGAGCATGTCAGAAGATATACCCCCGAACTCATCCTTATGGATATGAACTATACGGCCGATACATCTGGTGAGGAGGGTATTACGCTGCTCAAGCAGGTGAAAATATTCTGTCCCGATGTTCCCGTAATACTTATTACCGCGTGGGGGTCAATCCATCTAGCAGTAAGGGGAATGAAGGCAGGGGCATTCGACTTCATCACCAAGCCTTGGAGCAACGAGACGTTGGTTGCTACTGTTCGTCGGGCGGTGGAGCTATCGTCGAACAGCCAAAAGAGCGTAGCGAACAGCAGCCGGGTGGAGCTTAACTCCAAGTTTCATTTCGAAAAGATAGTAGGGCAATCGGCCAAGCTTATGGAGGTGCTCAATACCGTTGCCCGCGTTGCACAAACCGATGCTCCCATTCTCATTACCGGAGAAAGCGGCACCGGAAAGGAGCTCATCGCCGAGGCTATTCACGCCAACAGCCGTCGTGGTTCCGAATCAATTGTTAAGGTAAACCTAGGCGGTGTCTCTCAGTCGCTCTTCGAGAGCGAGATGTTTGGCCACAAGAAGGGCGCCTTTACCGATGCCTACCACGACCGTATTGGTCGCTTCTCGCTCGCTAATGGGGGCACCATATTCCTCGACGAGCTGGGCGAGCTCGACCTCTCGTGCCAGGTAAAGCTGCTAAGGGTGCTGCAGGAGCAAACCTTCGAAGTGCTAGGCGAGAGTCGTCCCACCAAGGTCGACGTCAGGATTGTGTGCGCCACCAATAAGGATCTTTCGCAGCTGGTGGCAAACGGCCTTTTTCGCGAAGATCTCTTCTACCGCGTTAACCTCATCACCATACACCTACCCGCGCTCCGCGAGCGTCCCGAAGATATTCCTTTTTTGGCAAAGCACTTTGCGCAGAACATGCAAGGCGTCGATGGTCGAAGCATCGAGCTGGGGAGCAGCGCCATCGATCTGCTGCAGCGCTTACCCTTCCCCGGTAACATCCGCGAGCTGAAAAACCTAGTTGAGCGCACCGTGCTGGTTTCGGGGAAATCGGTCATCGAGGACGAAGATATTACCCGAAACATGCCCTCGGCCTCTGGTGCTGTTGTTGAAGTTGATAGTGGTGCTTTACTTCCTCTCGACGAGATGGAGCGAAAGATGATCGTTCGTGCCATGGAGCTCTACAGCGGAAATATCTCGAAGGTTGCCGATGCCCTTGGCCTAAGCCGTGCCGCACTCTACCGTAGGCTCGAAAAGTACGGCATTCGGTTCGACTAG
- a CDS encoding energy transducer TonB, whose product MRKNIHYPLTAVENGKSGTVYVLFTVDKYGKTNNYHVEAPLGYGMEEEAIRVLKLIPDNWLPGLLNGEPINVEVIYPIIFRLQ is encoded by the coding sequence GTGAGAAAAAACATTCATTATCCATTGACCGCGGTGGAAAACGGGAAATCGGGTACTGTATACGTCTTATTTACAGTAGACAAATATGGTAAGACAAATAATTATCACGTAGAAGCACCGCTTGGTTATGGTATGGAAGAAGAAGCAATCAGAGTGCTAAAGCTTATTCCAGACAATTGGTTGCCGGGTCTTTTAAACGGTGAGCCTATTAATGTTGAAGTTATTTACCCAATTATCTTTAGACTTCAATGA
- a CDS encoding nuclear transport factor 2 family protein, with translation MKRAILVFSLLPMAFVSCNSSNTDKQVTSIQTKNNQNMQVTEAQKAGILQAIDLYIEAGNKGNSKTAREAFDSKATMSWVENGKLKNVPIQALYDYFDQGVVASSYELTSIEVAENVATVRIESQFGTAKFSDMFAMVKDGNQWKIVSKVYHLK, from the coding sequence ATGAAAAGAGCAATTTTAGTATTCTCATTGTTACCAATGGCATTCGTGTCGTGCAATAGTAGCAACACTGACAAACAAGTTACAAGCATTCAAACTAAAAACAATCAAAATATGCAAGTTACAGAAGCACAAAAAGCAGGCATCTTACAAGCAATAGATTTATACATTGAAGCTGGAAATAAAGGCAATAGCAAAACAGCAAGAGAGGCATTCGATTCTAAAGCAACGATGTCGTGGGTTGAAAACGGCAAGTTAAAGAATGTCCCAATTCAGGCTTTGTACGATTATTTCGACCAAGGTGTTGTAGCATCAAGCTATGAATTAACATCTATTGAAGTTGCAGAAAACGTTGCCACGGTGAGAATCGAATCGCAATTCGGAACGGCTAAATTTTCAGATATGTTTGCGATGGTAAAAGATGGTAACCAATGGAAAATTGTAAGCAAAGTGTATCATTTGAAGTAA
- a CDS encoding NAD(P)H-dependent oxidoreductase yields the protein MTEPKKVLLINTHLTYKNWSEGTLNNSFIQKAKDFFVSKKFEVLYTKIEDGYKPEEEVVKHLQADIIILQTPINWFGAPWIYKKYVDEVFNCGLSDKRFLMNDGRPKENPGQYGSGGNLLGKKFMVCGTWNAPKEAFGNIEQKLFRGKKTEDLFSPITSSYSFCGCDIVPDYNSFDIFRSKTMAEDLENYPKHLAKVFGL from the coding sequence ATGACAGAACCAAAAAAAGTATTGTTAATCAATACACATTTAACCTACAAAAATTGGTCGGAAGGAACATTGAACAATTCATTTATTCAAAAGGCGAAAGACTTTTTTGTATCAAAAAAATTTGAAGTTTTATATACAAAAATTGAAGATGGCTACAAACCAGAAGAAGAAGTTGTAAAACACTTACAGGCAGACATCATAATTTTGCAAACACCGATTAATTGGTTTGGTGCACCGTGGATTTACAAGAAATATGTAGATGAAGTTTTTAATTGTGGTTTGTCTGATAAAAGATTTCTAATGAATGATGGAAGACCAAAAGAAAACCCAGGTCAATATGGTTCGGGCGGAAATCTACTAGGAAAAAAATTTATGGTTTGTGGTACTTGGAATGCACCGAAAGAGGCTTTTGGCAACATAGAACAAAAATTATTTCGAGGTAAAAAAACAGAAGATTTATTTTCACCTATTACCAGTAGCTATAGCTTTTGCGGTTGCGACATTGTACCAGACTACAATTCTTTTGACATATTTAGAAGCAAAACAATGGCAGAAGACCTTGAAAATTATCCTAAACATTTGGCAAAAGTTTTTGGTTTGTAA